In Flavobacteriales bacterium, one DNA window encodes the following:
- a CDS encoding ribulose-phosphate 3-epimerase: MSHLVAPSILSADFANLNKDITMVNESQADWFHLDVMDGVFVPNISFGIPVIKAIRKHAAKPLDVHLMIVDPDRYIQTFKDAGADVLTVHAEACVHLHRTVQAIRAAGMKAGVALNPHTSVDVLRYVAPEIDLVCVMSVNPGFGGQSFIESTYAKLKSLKQLLVETGSSAYVEIDGGVSIENAAKLVSHGADVLVAGNAVFSAPDPAAMITKLKG; this comes from the coding sequence GTGTCTCACCTCGTAGCACCCAGCATTCTTTCGGCAGACTTTGCCAACCTGAATAAAGACATCACCATGGTGAATGAAAGCCAGGCCGACTGGTTTCACCTGGACGTGATGGACGGCGTTTTCGTTCCCAATATCTCATTCGGAATACCGGTCATTAAAGCGATCCGAAAACATGCTGCAAAGCCGTTGGATGTGCACCTCATGATTGTCGATCCCGACCGATACATTCAAACTTTTAAGGATGCCGGTGCCGATGTGCTAACCGTTCATGCGGAAGCCTGTGTACATCTGCATCGCACAGTACAGGCCATACGTGCAGCAGGTATGAAAGCCGGCGTAGCGCTGAATCCACACACATCAGTGGATGTGTTACGATATGTGGCCCCGGAGATTGATCTGGTGTGCGTGATGTCCGTAAATCCCGGCTTCGGTGGACAGTCATTTATTGAATCTACCTACGCCAAACTTAAATCCTTGAAGCAATTGCTGGTGGAAACCGGATCATCTGCCTATGTGGAGATAGACGGTGGTGTAAGCATTGAAAATGCAGCTAAGCTTGTGTCTCACGGGGCCGATGTGCTGGTCGCGGGAAATGCGGTATTCAGCGCTCCGGACCCCGCCGCTATGATCACAAAGCTCAAAGGGTGA
- a CDS encoding sigma-70 family RNA polymerase sigma factor has product MRQLKITKQVTNRETASLDKYLQEIGKVELITAEEEVELARRIKQGDQLALERLTKANLRFVVSVAKQYQNQGLTLPDLINEGNLGLIKAAQRFDETRGFKFISYAVWWIRQSILQALAEQSRIVRLPLNKIGSINKINKAFAKLEQDFEREPSAGEISELTEISEDDVKESMKSSGRHVSMDAPLVQGEENDMYDVLQSDDSPRPDATLLNDSLRREIERALKTLTQREADVIRLYFGLSGEHTMTLEEIGERFDLTRERVRQIKEKAIRRLKHTSRSKILKTYLG; this is encoded by the coding sequence ATGCGGCAGCTTAAGATTACGAAGCAGGTCACCAACAGAGAGACGGCTTCCCTGGATAAGTACCTCCAGGAAATAGGTAAAGTTGAACTGATCACAGCAGAGGAAGAGGTCGAGTTGGCCCGGCGGATCAAGCAGGGCGACCAGCTTGCCCTTGAAAGGCTCACCAAAGCCAATCTCCGTTTTGTGGTGTCAGTTGCCAAACAATACCAGAACCAGGGCTTAACCTTACCTGACCTTATCAATGAGGGAAACCTCGGCCTTATCAAAGCTGCCCAAAGGTTCGATGAAACCCGTGGCTTTAAGTTCATATCCTACGCCGTATGGTGGATTCGTCAATCCATTCTTCAGGCCCTCGCAGAACAATCAAGAATTGTAAGACTTCCACTCAATAAGATCGGATCGATAAACAAGATCAATAAGGCCTTCGCAAAACTGGAACAGGATTTCGAGAGGGAACCATCCGCCGGCGAGATATCCGAGTTGACCGAGATATCCGAAGATGATGTGAAGGAGTCTATGAAGTCTTCAGGAAGACACGTTTCCATGGATGCTCCCCTTGTACAGGGAGAGGAAAACGATATGTACGATGTTCTTCAGAGTGATGACAGTCCGCGCCCGGATGCAACACTTCTCAATGACTCCCTGCGCAGAGAGATTGAAAGAGCACTGAAAACTTTAACACAACGGGAAGCCGATGTGATCCGTCTGTATTTTGGATTGTCCGGTGAACATACCATGACCCTTGAGGAAATCGGTGAACGTTTTGACCTGACCCGTGAACGTGTGCGTCAGATCAAGGAGAAAGCCATTCGCAGACTCAAGCACACTTCCAGAAGCAAAATACTGAAAACATACCTCGGCTAA